A single Dermacentor albipictus isolate Rhodes 1998 colony chromosome 3, USDA_Dalb.pri_finalv2, whole genome shotgun sequence DNA region contains:
- the LOC135898290 gene encoding uncharacterized protein: MPMSCVAYGCSSRDSPSRTVRFFRFPSVKRDRQRREAWIRAVKRQDAQGRPWQPSAASRLCGKHFVTGAPSLSPRHPDFIPTLFVYTDQFRKKDAVDRHVRTAARSKRKTGAPPTAGTEVSGQGGTCKGLSDGEPDTSCVQGADSTFDEEGAADALLLLATSPMLTEPQEVLEPTPLSREENTDHLLTENVALQRKVRDLELQCRKLKRCTFSVDTIHKSSFKFYTGLQSKEQFEALFKHIEKNAERMVYWDGGKTQAKERQLSKREELFMVLYRLRTGVCAKEVARIFGISQSCLSRIFCTWVIFLDKELSALTRFPTLAEIKRHMPMAFSDFSNTRVILDCTEVRIQRPSKLQAQRHTFSSYKHYNTFKALVRVTPDGYVSFVPDLWGGHVSDSEVVEKSGLLGLLDAGDGVMVDKGFRLEGVFPPSIQIHMPPFKMGNQLSASDVIATGKIAGARIHVERVIRRIKEFHFLDKPLPINMLDIIDSIFRTCAYLCNFLQPIISINNENK; this comes from the exons atgccaatgtcgtgtgtcgcgtacggctgcagttcacgtgacagtcccagcaggacagtgcggtttttccgatttccgtcggtaaaacgagatcgacagcgccgtgaagcctggattagggctgtgaagcggcaagatgcgcaagggcgtccatggcagccgtcagcagcatctcgactctgcgggaagcactttgtgacag GGGCACCTTCACTGTCACCCAGACATCCGGACTTCATACCGACGCTGTTCGTGTATACAGACCAGTTCAGAAAGAAGGACGCGGTCGACCGCCATGTtcgtaccgcggcgcgttccaagaGGAAAACAGGCGCTCCACCAACAGCAG GTACAGAGGTTTCAGGTCAAGGAGGAACTTGTAAAGGTCTCAGTGATGGGGAACCAGACACGTCCTGTGTTCAGG GTGCAGACTCTACATTCGACGAGGAAGGAGCAGCTGATGCACTCTTGCTGCTTGCAACATCCCCAATGCTCACTGAGCCACAGGAGGTCCTAGAGCCAACGCCCTTAAGCAGagaggagaacactgaccacctattaactgaaaatgtggcattacaacggaaagtcagggatctagaactgcaatgcagaaagctaaaacgctgcacgttttctgtggATACTATTCACAAATCGTCTTTTAAGTTTTATACAGGACTGCAAAGTAAGGAACAATTTGAAGCACTCTTTaagcacattgaaaaaaatgcagaacgcatggtttattgggatggaggaaaaacacaagcaaaggaaagacagctctCCAAGCGCGAAGAACTTTTCATGGTGCTGTATAGGCTCAGGACTGGTGTTTGTGCCAAGGAAGTGGCTCGAATCTTTGGAATTTCTCAGTCATGCCTTAGTCGCATCTTTTGTACATGGGTAATTTTTCTCGATAAAGAGCTCTCAGcattgacaaggtttcccacattagcagagatcaaaaggcacatgccaatggcattcagtgacttctcaaacactagagtcatccttgattgcacagaggtgagaatccaaagaccttcaaaactacaggcacagaggcatactttctcctcgtacaagcattataacacgttcaaagcacttgttcgggtaacaccagatggctacgtttcatttgtgccagatttgtggggtgggcatgttagtgatagcgaagttgtCGAAAAATCGGGCCTACTGGGTTTATTAGATGCGGGGGACGGTGTGATGGTCGACAAAGGCTTTAGGTTGGAGGGCGTTTTTCCACCATCTATTCAAATCCACATGCCACCATTTAAAATGGGGAACCAATTGTCAGCTAGTGACGTGATTGCCACCGGAAAAATAGCTGGCGCTAGGATCCATGTTGAGCGAGTCATAAGACGTatcaaagaatttcattttttagacaaaccactgccaatcaacatgctcgacattattgacagcatttttaggacttgcgcctatttgtgcaattttctacagccaatcatttcaatcaataatgagaacaagtag
- the LOC135905332 gene encoding uncharacterized protein isoform X2 yields MEPAGDCFVPGGFFSVTNGWKKRFGNVKIPTEAQLEKHMVSSGARFARQQMKGTMFQEEGYVRNVMYNDVSAESTCGLLRSICLPSMKGGYYIVHAAISKASGSILAGHCLCPAGLSGTCQHFVGLILHAIHLAQKDAATCTEVPCAWIVPAQVKKHEPPLPLQDITFHTRKHEGAKRRRFDPLPGLSPSDPSLLAADLEKVAANCLLLRYMSKENSGESLDEHSPSEVAAEASDTPLVPDIEDIHSETCQRLIQERFDGPLGGQQSSCSRVNDWTGRKSNLAHGADWSANCLNV; encoded by the exons ATGGAGCCCGCTGGTGACTGCTTTGTACCtggaggtttcttcagcgtgacgaaCGGCTGGAAAAAGCGCTTCGGTAACGTCAAAATACCCACGGAAGCGCAGCTCGAAAAACACATGGTGTCGAGCGGAGCGCGCTTCGCGCGACAGCAAATGAAAGGAACgatgttccaagaagaaggatacgTGCGCAACGTCATGTACAACGACGTGTCAGCAGAATCCACGTGCGGACTTTTGCGTAGTATCTGCCTACCGTCAATGAAAGGCGGCTATTACATCGTGCACGCCGCGATTTCCAAGGCGTCGGGCTCCATCCTGGCTGGTCATTGCCTCTGCCCCGCAGG cctgagcggcacatgccaacattttgttgggttaatccttcatgccattcacttggcgcaaaaggatgcggcaacgtgcacggaagttccatgtgcttggattgttcctgcccaag tcaaaaagcatgagccacctctgcctctgcaagacatcacttttcacacaaggaaacatgaaggtgcgaaaaggcggcggtttgatccactgccagggctctcaccgagtgacccatctctgcttgctgccgatctcgaaaaggtggcagcaaactgcctgcttctccgttatatgagcaaagaaaactcaggagaatcactt GATGAACACAGTCCCAGTGAAGTGGCAGCAGAAGCTTCAGACACTCCACTGGTCCCAGACATTGAAGACATCCACAGTGAGACCTGTCAAAGACTCATACAAGAGAGGTTTGATG GCCCTCTCGGTGGACAGCAGAGCAGTTGTTCTCGAGTCAACGATTGGACAGGCCGCAAATCCAACCTGGCACATGGAGCGGATTGGTCGGCTAACTGCctcaatgtttaa
- the LOC135905332 gene encoding uncharacterized protein isoform X1, whose product MEPAGDCFVPGGFFSVTNGWKKRFGNVKIPTEAQLEKHMVSSGARFARQQMKGTMFQEEGYVRNVMYNDVSAESTCGLLRSICLPSMKGGYYIVHAAISKASGSILAGHCLCPAGLSGTCQHFVGLILHAIHLAQKDAATCTEVPCAWIVPAQVKKHEPPLPLQDITFHTRKHEGAKRRRFDPLPGLSPSDPSLLAADLEKVAANCLLLRYMSKENSGESLDEHSPSEVAAEASDTPLVPDIEDIHSETCQRLIQERFDAIQALSVDSRAVVLESTIGQAANPTWHMERIGRLTASMFKRIVWCLCSSANISCMFCANCCSVNE is encoded by the exons ATGGAGCCCGCTGGTGACTGCTTTGTACCtggaggtttcttcagcgtgacgaaCGGCTGGAAAAAGCGCTTCGGTAACGTCAAAATACCCACGGAAGCGCAGCTCGAAAAACACATGGTGTCGAGCGGAGCGCGCTTCGCGCGACAGCAAATGAAAGGAACgatgttccaagaagaaggatacgTGCGCAACGTCATGTACAACGACGTGTCAGCAGAATCCACGTGCGGACTTTTGCGTAGTATCTGCCTACCGTCAATGAAAGGCGGCTATTACATCGTGCACGCCGCGATTTCCAAGGCGTCGGGCTCCATCCTGGCTGGTCATTGCCTCTGCCCCGCAGG cctgagcggcacatgccaacattttgttgggttaatccttcatgccattcacttggcgcaaaaggatgcggcaacgtgcacggaagttccatgtgcttggattgttcctgcccaag tcaaaaagcatgagccacctctgcctctgcaagacatcacttttcacacaaggaaacatgaaggtgcgaaaaggcggcggtttgatccactgccagggctctcaccgagtgacccatctctgcttgctgccgatctcgaaaaggtggcagcaaactgcctgcttctccgttatatgagcaaagaaaactcaggagaatcactt GATGAACACAGTCCCAGTGAAGTGGCAGCAGAAGCTTCAGACACTCCACTGGTCCCAGACATTGAAGACATCCACAGTGAGACCTGTCAAAGACTCATACAAGAGAGGTTTGATG ctatacAGGCCCTCTCGGTGGACAGCAGAGCAGTTGTTCTCGAGTCAACGATTGGACAGGCCGCAAATCCAACCTGGCACATGGAGCGGATTGGTCGGCTAACTGCctcaatgtttaaaagaattgtgtggtgtttgtgtagctctgcgaacattagttgcatgttttgtgctaactgttgcagcgttaacgaatga